One window of Actinomycetota bacterium genomic DNA carries:
- a CDS encoding YbjQ family protein — protein MLITTAFDFPGYETVAVQGEIFGLTVRARNIGSGCAAGLRSIFGGEIPQFTKLLAQSRNEAMARMIEEARMRGSNAIVAMRFDSGAIGQWSEICAYGTGVWVKPLSDVAKEQYDALVAAGQLPHQDTYQLRVSELQRTETVPGAPPR, from the coding sequence ATGCTCATCACAACGGCGTTTGACTTCCCGGGCTATGAGACGGTCGCTGTCCAAGGCGAGATCTTCGGACTCACGGTTCGCGCACGCAACATCGGCTCCGGATGCGCTGCCGGACTGCGTTCCATCTTTGGCGGCGAGATACCCCAGTTCACGAAACTTCTGGCTCAGAGCCGTAACGAAGCGATGGCTCGCATGATCGAGGAGGCCCGTATGCGCGGATCGAACGCGATCGTCGCGATGCGATTCGACTCAGGTGCTATCGGGCAGTGGAGTGAGATCTGCGCGTACGGCACCGGCGTGTGGGTCAAGCCGCTGAGTGACGTCGCAAAGGAGCAGTACGATGCGCTGGTCGCCGCCGGGCAGCTCCCACATCAGGACACGTACCAGCTTCGGGTCAGCGAGCTACAGCGAACAGAGACCGTTCCCGGCGCACCGCCTCGGTGA
- a CDS encoding aminoglycoside phosphotransferase family protein produces the protein MTPTRRRRRSSSGGSGGLPVSYCSGVIDLREAAASIGRFADAGDLVVIQRADDHIVFDAGTTIVKCGTRDEFGIEAWACERARSVGVPAPEVIAIDRSAPFPYLALRKVGGVPLIDDRLPLELAVKAAREAGALLRRLHELKLVGFGWADRAHFERTGEVRGKSESWPEEISAELEPALQELVSLGALTPAQAQSMRDEMELARRATEAITEGVFLHGDLGRMHVFVDPEHGGVTGFVDWGDVQVGDPVWDLAITGCHLASPSEGILRVHHARQPDLFPRVVEGYEPAPDVAERLTVLGSFYLAYRQAWVARMGPGEGGVPNPSLAMLLGKLDREIDA, from the coding sequence GTGACGCCGACGCGGCGGCGCCGCCGCAGCAGCTCCGGCGGGTCCGGCGGCCTGCCGGTCTCCTACTGTTCGGGAGTGATCGACTTGCGAGAGGCGGCGGCGTCCATCGGACGTTTCGCCGACGCGGGCGACCTCGTCGTGATCCAACGTGCCGACGACCACATCGTGTTCGATGCCGGAACCACCATTGTGAAATGTGGGACTCGCGACGAGTTCGGTATCGAGGCCTGGGCGTGCGAACGCGCACGTTCAGTCGGAGTCCCGGCGCCGGAGGTCATCGCGATTGACCGGTCCGCGCCGTTCCCGTACCTCGCGCTGCGCAAGGTTGGCGGAGTTCCTCTCATCGACGATCGTCTGCCGCTCGAACTTGCCGTCAAGGCTGCTCGTGAGGCCGGCGCGCTGTTGCGACGGTTGCACGAGCTCAAGCTGGTCGGCTTCGGCTGGGCGGACCGGGCGCATTTCGAGCGCACCGGTGAGGTCCGAGGGAAGAGCGAGTCCTGGCCCGAGGAGATCAGCGCTGAGCTCGAGCCGGCGCTGCAGGAGCTCGTGTCCCTCGGAGCTCTTACCCCCGCACAGGCGCAGAGCATGCGTGACGAGATGGAGTTGGCGAGGAGGGCCACCGAGGCGATCACCGAGGGAGTGTTCCTCCACGGCGACCTTGGACGGATGCACGTCTTCGTCGACCCCGAACACGGCGGCGTCACCGGGTTCGTCGACTGGGGCGATGTGCAGGTCGGGGACCCCGTGTGGGACCTCGCCATCACCGGTTGCCATCTCGCGAGCCCCTCTGAGGGAATCTTGCGCGTCCACCACGCGCGGCAACCGGACCTGTTCCCGCGCGTGGTCGAGGGCTACGAACCAGCGCCGGACGTCGCGGAGCGACTGACGGTGCTGGGGTCGTTCTACCTGGCGTATCGACAGGCATGGGTCGCCCGGATGGGGCCGGGAGAAGGTGGCGTCCCCAACCCGTCGCTCGCCATGCTGCTCGGCAAGCTCGACAGAGAGATCGACGCGTGA
- a CDS encoding dihydrofolate reductase, whose amino-acid sequence MGKLIVTEFVTLDGVAQAPGRPDEDRDSGFVHGGWQAPLVDQESGSAMFEHARSMDALLLGRKTYQIFADYWPTAPDEIPFTDLLNRVPKYVASRTLTGPLTWQGSTLVTGDFVERITAVKERHDEVHVIGSLDLVQSLLRFGLIDRLNLWLYPLLLGNGKQVFADGTVPTRLLLTESVTYPNGTLQLSYETAGAPTYGNLAGDD is encoded by the coding sequence GTGGGCAAGCTCATCGTGACCGAGTTCGTGACGCTGGACGGGGTGGCGCAGGCCCCTGGACGGCCCGACGAAGATCGCGACAGCGGCTTCGTGCACGGCGGATGGCAGGCGCCGCTGGTGGATCAAGAGTCCGGCAGCGCCATGTTCGAGCACGCGAGGAGCATGGACGCCCTGCTCCTCGGCCGGAAGACCTATCAGATCTTCGCCGACTACTGGCCAACGGCTCCCGACGAGATCCCGTTCACCGACCTGCTCAATCGCGTGCCCAAGTACGTCGCGAGCCGCACGCTGACCGGCCCGCTGACATGGCAGGGCTCGACGCTCGTCACTGGTGACTTCGTCGAAAGGATCACCGCCGTGAAGGAGCGCCACGACGAGGTCCATGTCATAGGCAGCCTTGACCTCGTGCAGTCACTCCTGCGTTTCGGCCTGATCGACCGACTGAACCTGTGGCTGTACCCGCTGCTGCTCGGCAACGGCAAGCAGGTGTTCGCCGACGGGACCGTACCGACCAGGCTGCTCCTGACCGAGTCCGTCACCTACCCCAACGGCACGCTCCAGCTCAGCTACGAGACTGCCGGAGCTCCCACCTACGGCAACCTCGCCGGAGATGACTAG
- a CDS encoding glycosyltransferase family 39 protein, translating to MRRRTALVLLPLALIFLATGLIEAWRDAPTVDEAIDVAAGVTSIVRHDLRLMPEHGVLTRVLPAVPALLAHPVVPDGPGYKSGDWFDNTDEFVRANTTAGRLRRVVFLSRLVPLLEGLAIALMLYLLGRRLFGEPAGVLAAGLWLTTPVFVGFGHIVSIDVAFTLTTLGVSFALLRFLEAPSQLRALVVGLVAGAGLLVRHLGLVLVAIAVVVIAVEGVRRARRAALQQAAIVAFVSWATVWVVVRVVASPPGGAGGSRLDNIIQAGRGNSFSSRLVLAIPWPKEWAAGFAYLVLTSTARPAYLFGQAWNGGRWWYFLGAVLVKVPLVAMVALVIGPLGWSRVPRADVRRAIAVIAFPALVLCVVVAAQPLDLGLRYAFPSLALWFVAAGPVVLLGTRLWRRIGATALAVTQLAAFAVAYPHAIAWTPPPFQPAYRYATDSNVDYGQDAGRVRDWAAGRAPLVDLLLPRGVDPPPGSRPLLGAPTAKVLGWVAVSATRLATVDRDALSWLRAYCPVGTIGGSVLLYRFDAPVDPRPGPTMPVDVCSGDASVRSRG from the coding sequence GTGCGCCGGCGGACCGCTCTCGTGCTCCTCCCGCTGGCGCTGATCTTCCTCGCGACCGGCTTGATCGAAGCTTGGCGCGATGCACCGACGGTCGACGAAGCCATCGACGTCGCCGCGGGCGTCACGAGCATCGTCCGCCACGATCTGCGACTCATGCCCGAGCACGGTGTGCTGACCCGCGTGTTGCCCGCGGTTCCCGCGTTGCTCGCTCATCCCGTGGTACCCGACGGCCCCGGCTACAAGTCCGGCGACTGGTTCGACAACACCGACGAGTTCGTGCGCGCCAACACGACAGCAGGCCGCCTCCGCCGCGTCGTGTTCCTGTCCCGTCTGGTCCCGCTGCTCGAGGGTCTCGCGATCGCGTTGATGCTCTACCTGCTCGGCCGGAGGTTGTTCGGCGAGCCGGCAGGGGTCTTGGCGGCCGGGTTGTGGCTCACCACACCGGTGTTCGTCGGCTTCGGTCACATTGTCAGCATCGACGTCGCGTTCACGCTCACGACGCTCGGGGTCAGCTTCGCGCTGCTGAGGTTTCTCGAGGCGCCATCGCAACTGCGGGCCCTCGTCGTGGGGCTCGTCGCCGGCGCCGGCTTGCTCGTGCGTCATCTCGGGCTCGTTCTGGTTGCGATCGCGGTCGTGGTCATCGCCGTCGAAGGCGTCCGGCGAGCTCGCCGCGCCGCCCTGCAGCAGGCGGCGATCGTCGCGTTCGTGTCGTGGGCCACGGTGTGGGTCGTCGTGCGGGTCGTCGCGTCCCCTCCCGGCGGCGCCGGCGGGTCACGGCTCGACAACATCATCCAGGCGGGTCGCGGCAACTCCTTCTCGAGCCGCCTGGTGCTCGCCATCCCGTGGCCCAAGGAGTGGGCCGCGGGGTTCGCCTATCTCGTCCTCACGTCCACGGCAAGGCCCGCTTACCTCTTCGGCCAGGCGTGGAACGGCGGACGCTGGTGGTACTTCCTCGGGGCCGTGCTCGTGAAGGTCCCGCTGGTTGCGATGGTCGCATTGGTGATCGGACCGCTGGGTTGGTCGCGGGTCCCGCGGGCCGATGTCCGCCGAGCAATCGCCGTGATCGCGTTCCCCGCCCTCGTGTTGTGTGTGGTCGTCGCGGCTCAGCCACTCGACCTGGGCCTGCGCTACGCGTTTCCGTCGCTCGCGCTGTGGTTCGTCGCCGCCGGACCGGTCGTGTTGCTCGGCACGCGCCTGTGGCGGCGCATCGGCGCGACTGCATTGGCCGTCACGCAGCTCGCGGCGTTCGCCGTTGCCTATCCCCACGCGATCGCGTGGACGCCACCACCGTTTCAGCCGGCATACCGCTATGCGACCGACTCCAACGTCGACTACGGGCAGGACGCCGGTCGCGTCCGCGACTGGGCAGCGGGACGGGCTCCCCTGGTCGACCTCCTCTTGCCTCGCGGCGTCGACCCGCCACCCGGGAGCCGCCCACTGCTCGGTGCCCCGACCGCGAAGGTGCTCGGTTGGGTCGCGGTGTCCGCGACGAGACTCGCAACGGTCGATCGGGACGCGCTGTCATGGCTGCGCGCGTATTGCCCCGTGGGGACGATCGGTGGAAGCGTGCTCCTCTATCGCTTCGACGCACCCGTCGATCCGAGGCCGGGTCCGACCATGCCGGTCGACGTGTGCTCGGGCGATGCGTCGGTGCGAAGTCGCGGCTGA
- a CDS encoding NAD-dependent epimerase/dehydratase family protein, translated as MSTPSTRRDECGHHSRRDTGLDVVTGAFSYSGRAIARRLLDGGREVRTLTGHAERRDTQAIDVRPLDFDDLPGLVAHLRGATTLYNTYWVRFAAGRTDHDQAVECSQTLFHAARRAGVQRIVHISITHPSIDSPYPYFRGKARVERSLAETGVPYAVLRPAILFGERGVLINNIAWLLRHLPVFAVGGRGDYRVRGIHVEDLARLCVEAAQHREDSVIDAVGPERPTFLELVEWIRRAVHSRARIAHVPGGLVPILSRGLGLVLRDVLLTRDEYRAMADGLADTEGPATGRIALSSWLAENGESLGTRYRNELDLHFR; from the coding sequence ATGAGCACGCCATCGACCAGGCGCGACGAATGCGGTCATCACTCGCGGCGCGACACGGGGCTCGACGTGGTGACGGGGGCCTTCAGCTACTCCGGTCGCGCCATCGCACGACGGCTGCTCGATGGCGGCCGAGAGGTGCGAACGCTGACCGGTCACGCCGAGAGACGCGACACGCAGGCGATCGACGTCCGGCCGTTGGACTTCGACGACCTTCCGGGGCTGGTCGCGCATCTGCGCGGCGCGACCACGCTCTACAACACCTACTGGGTGCGCTTCGCCGCGGGCCGGACGGATCACGATCAGGCCGTGGAGTGCTCACAGACACTGTTCCACGCTGCCCGTCGCGCAGGCGTCCAGCGCATCGTGCACATCAGCATCACGCACCCGTCGATCGACTCGCCCTACCCGTACTTTCGCGGGAAGGCACGCGTGGAACGATCGCTCGCGGAGACGGGAGTTCCGTACGCGGTGCTTCGCCCCGCGATCCTCTTCGGCGAGCGCGGCGTCCTGATCAACAACATCGCCTGGCTGCTGCGCCACCTTCCCGTGTTTGCTGTCGGAGGCCGTGGCGACTACCGCGTCCGCGGGATCCATGTCGAGGATCTCGCCCGGCTCTGTGTCGAGGCGGCGCAGCATCGCGAGGACTCGGTGATCGACGCGGTGGGACCGGAGCGACCCACATTCCTCGAGCTGGTCGAGTGGATCAGGCGTGCCGTGCACAGCAGAGCCCGCATCGCGCACGTTCCCGGAGGACTGGTGCCGATTCTCTCTCGCGGCCTCGGTCTGGTGCTGCGGGACGTGCTGCTCACCCGGGACGAGTACCGGGCGATGGCCGACGGACTGGCCGACACCGAAGGACCCGCGACCGGCCGGATCGCCCTCTCGAGCTGGCTGGCCGAGAACGGGGAGTCCCTCGGCACCCGCTATCGCAACGAGCTCGACCTCCACTTCCGGTGA
- a CDS encoding TetR/AcrR family transcriptional regulator, which yields MNRSSNSRKRPKETAVARPGTASRLSSDQATSSAATRQALVEAAIGALRDEGFAGASARSIAARAGCNQGLVFYHFGSVVGLLLAALDEVSELRLARYSTAVGGARGPSELVRVAADIFREDLDAGYVTVLAELIAGASSTPGLGAELAKRLAPWTAFAEQAIRDALVDSPLGTLLSGPTIAHAIVALYLGLDMLTQLEADRRPAESLFAEAQRLAALFEVLSATVPDPKEKP from the coding sequence ATCAATCGCTCAAGCAACTCGCGCAAGAGACCGAAGGAGACGGCCGTGGCCCGACCGGGAACTGCCAGCCGACTGTCGAGCGATCAAGCGACGAGCTCCGCGGCAACCCGGCAGGCGCTCGTCGAGGCAGCCATTGGAGCGCTTCGCGACGAAGGGTTCGCCGGCGCGAGTGCCCGTTCCATCGCGGCGCGGGCCGGCTGCAACCAGGGCCTCGTCTTCTACCACTTCGGATCCGTGGTCGGACTTCTCCTGGCCGCACTGGACGAGGTCAGCGAGCTGCGCCTGGCGCGCTACTCGACGGCGGTCGGGGGTGCGCGCGGACCGTCCGAGCTCGTGCGGGTGGCAGCCGACATCTTCAGAGAGGACCTCGACGCGGGTTACGTCACGGTCCTCGCCGAGCTGATCGCGGGCGCCTCGTCCACGCCGGGGCTCGGCGCGGAGCTGGCAAAGCGGTTGGCGCCGTGGACCGCGTTCGCGGAACAGGCAATCCGCGACGCACTCGTCGACTCGCCGCTCGGAACGCTGCTCTCCGGCCCGACCATCGCCCACGCGATCGTCGCCCTGTACCTCGGCCTCGACATGCTCACGCAGCTCGAGGCCGACCGCCGGCCCGCCGAGTCGCTCTTCGCCGAGGCACAGCGCCTCGCAGCCCTGTTCGAGGTGCTCAGCGCAACGGTGCCCGACCCGAAGGAGAAACCATGA
- a CDS encoding TIGR03618 family F420-dependent PPOX class oxidoreductase, translating to MPAELDLVRRLVAADQGLAVVATTRPDGTVHASLVNAGVLDDPGTGRPCVGFVARGDARKLSYLRRAGRAAVVFRSGWEWVSVEGPVRIVGPDDDEAPDALAALLRDIFTAAGGTHDDWDTYDRVMAEERRTAVLVDPARITSNG from the coding sequence ATGCCCGCCGAGCTCGATCTCGTTCGCCGCCTGGTCGCGGCGGACCAAGGCCTCGCGGTGGTCGCCACCACGCGGCCCGACGGAACCGTCCACGCCTCGCTGGTGAACGCGGGCGTGCTCGACGACCCCGGCACCGGGCGACCATGCGTCGGGTTCGTCGCGCGGGGCGACGCCCGCAAGCTCTCGTACCTGCGCCGGGCGGGCCGGGCGGCGGTGGTGTTCCGCTCGGGTTGGGAGTGGGTCAGCGTCGAAGGGCCGGTGCGCATCGTCGGGCCCGACGACGACGAGGCTCCCGACGCGCTGGCCGCGCTCCTGCGCGACATCTTCACCGCGGCCGGCGGCACCCACGACGACTGGGACACCTACGACCGGGTGATGGCCGAGGAACGTCGAACCGCAGTGCTCGTCGACCCCGCACGCATCACCAGCAACGGCTGA
- a CDS encoding EAL domain-containing protein, whose amino-acid sequence MLRGMTDPGAVASRASRDGHGARDVRPTSPWPSPRSTGEATRSRRASFTRTLWRHLPKGSTLPDEVWAQRHRWILVLLWLHVPALFGFSLIRHQTVAHSTVEMSVIAIFAFTATTLRPRRRLSTVITSLGLLTCSATLVHLSGGVIEMHFHYFVMVGVITLYQDWWPFLIAIAYVVFQHGAGGVLAPSSVYNHQSAIDHPWAWAAIHGGFILGLSAAGVASWKLNESLLQAASDREEKLAEAQGVARIGSWEWEVETGRVTWSDELYRLFGVADVDFTPSTRASFPGVHPDDQAAIDDDVRGALEGGPPLARDFRVALSDGSVRWVHGRGAVTSWMDGRPIAMSGTAQDITDRKRAEAHLGEALSLLGAALDSTADGILVVDGHGRISRFNRQFAEMWRLPDAVLESGDDDQALAWVVEQLCDPEAFLTKVHDLYARPEAESYDVIDFLDGRTFDRHSKPQFVDGEVVGRVWSFRDITEHKRLQNELTHQAFHDALTQLANQALFRDRVEHALVRAGRSDSHLAVLFLDLDNFKTVNDSLGHNAGDELLVAMADRLGNCLRPEDTAARMGGDEFAVLLEDLPDKGEATELAERVLETLQRPLTIAGLEMFIGVSVGIAFGVPGTDSDQLLRNADLAMYTAKSRGKGRYEIFEPEMHAIAVRRLEMEADLRRALDFGELVVHYQPIVALATRRMSGVEALVRWQHPERGLLPPSMFIGLAEETGLIHQLGRQVLEAACMQVRRWQLEHPRHATLSVSVNLSPHQLTSDVVVEEVRNALDVSGLPASSLILEITEGVMMHDTDATIQRLRALKAFGVRLAVDDFGTGYSSLSYLQRFPIDILKIDRSFVAAIDSGQDEHSLARPIVSLARSLHLQTVAEGVETGAQADVLRKMRCDLAQGFYMAAPEGAEAIGALLRDEGILPAVVPEVGVTEQVTSPIG is encoded by the coding sequence ATGCTACGGGGGATGACCGATCCCGGGGCCGTGGCCTCGCGCGCGAGTCGCGACGGGCATGGCGCACGAGATGTGCGGCCGACCTCTCCGTGGCCGAGCCCCCGCTCGACGGGCGAGGCAACCAGGTCCCGCCGCGCGTCGTTCACCCGCACGCTCTGGCGTCACCTGCCGAAGGGCAGCACGCTGCCCGACGAAGTGTGGGCTCAGCGCCATCGGTGGATCCTGGTGCTGCTGTGGCTCCACGTCCCGGCCCTGTTCGGCTTCTCGCTGATCCGCCACCAGACCGTGGCGCACAGCACCGTCGAGATGAGTGTGATCGCGATCTTCGCGTTCACGGCTACCACGTTGCGGCCGCGCCGGCGGCTCAGCACGGTGATCACCTCGCTCGGGCTCCTCACGTGTTCGGCCACGCTCGTGCACCTCTCCGGGGGTGTAATCGAGATGCACTTCCACTACTTCGTCATGGTAGGTGTCATCACCCTGTACCAGGACTGGTGGCCGTTCCTCATCGCCATCGCGTACGTGGTGTTCCAGCACGGAGCGGGCGGAGTGCTCGCACCGTCGTCCGTCTACAACCATCAGTCCGCCATCGACCACCCCTGGGCGTGGGCCGCGATCCATGGCGGTTTCATCCTCGGGCTGAGCGCGGCGGGCGTGGCCTCCTGGAAGCTGAACGAGTCACTGCTGCAAGCGGCTTCGGACCGCGAGGAGAAGCTCGCCGAAGCGCAGGGGGTCGCCAGGATCGGGAGTTGGGAGTGGGAGGTCGAGACCGGGCGCGTGACCTGGAGCGATGAGCTCTACCGGCTCTTCGGCGTTGCCGACGTCGACTTCACGCCGTCAACGCGAGCCTCCTTCCCCGGTGTGCATCCGGATGATCAAGCCGCCATCGACGACGATGTGCGCGGCGCGCTCGAAGGAGGGCCTCCGCTGGCCCGCGACTTCCGCGTCGCGCTGTCCGACGGCTCGGTGCGGTGGGTGCACGGCCGGGGCGCGGTGACGTCGTGGATGGATGGGCGCCCGATCGCCATGTCGGGGACCGCGCAGGACATTACTGATCGCAAGCGCGCCGAGGCGCACCTGGGCGAGGCGCTCTCGCTGCTCGGCGCGGCGCTCGACTCCACCGCGGACGGGATCCTCGTCGTCGATGGCCATGGGCGCATCTCGAGGTTCAACCGTCAGTTCGCCGAGATGTGGCGTCTGCCCGACGCGGTGCTCGAGTCAGGTGACGACGACCAGGCTCTCGCCTGGGTGGTCGAGCAGCTGTGCGACCCCGAGGCGTTCCTCACCAAGGTCCACGACCTCTACGCCCGACCGGAAGCCGAGAGCTATGACGTGATCGACTTCCTGGACGGACGCACGTTCGACCGTCACTCGAAGCCCCAGTTCGTCGACGGCGAGGTCGTCGGCCGGGTCTGGAGCTTCCGCGACATCACGGAGCACAAGCGGCTCCAGAACGAGCTCACCCACCAGGCGTTCCACGACGCGCTCACCCAGCTCGCCAACCAGGCTCTGTTCCGGGACCGGGTCGAGCACGCGCTCGTCCGGGCGGGCCGCAGCGACAGTCACCTTGCCGTCCTCTTCCTCGACCTCGACAACTTCAAGACCGTGAACGACAGCCTCGGTCACAATGCGGGCGACGAGTTGCTCGTCGCGATGGCGGATCGTCTCGGCAACTGTCTCCGACCCGAAGACACCGCGGCCCGAATGGGAGGCGACGAGTTCGCGGTGCTGCTGGAGGACCTCCCGGACAAGGGAGAGGCGACCGAGCTCGCCGAGCGAGTGCTCGAGACGCTCCAGCGTCCGTTGACGATTGCGGGACTGGAGATGTTCATCGGCGTGAGCGTCGGAATCGCCTTTGGTGTTCCCGGCACGGACAGCGACCAGCTGCTTCGCAACGCCGATCTCGCCATGTACACGGCAAAGAGTCGGGGGAAGGGCCGCTACGAGATCTTCGAGCCGGAGATGCATGCGATTGCCGTGCGCCGCCTCGAGATGGAGGCAGACCTGCGGAGGGCGCTCGACTTCGGCGAGCTCGTCGTCCACTACCAGCCCATCGTCGCGCTCGCGACGCGGCGCATGTCGGGTGTCGAGGCTCTCGTCCGCTGGCAACACCCCGAGCGTGGGCTCCTTCCTCCCTCGATGTTCATCGGCCTGGCCGAGGAGACCGGGCTCATCCACCAGCTCGGCCGGCAGGTGCTCGAAGCCGCGTGCATGCAGGTTCGTCGTTGGCAGCTTGAACACCCGCGTCATGCGACGCTCAGCGTCAGCGTGAACCTGTCTCCTCACCAGCTCACGTCGGACGTCGTGGTCGAAGAGGTGCGCAACGCGTTAGACGTCTCCGGACTTCCCGCCTCGAGCTTGATCCTCGAGATCACCGAGGGCGTGATGATGCACGACACCGACGCGACCATCCAGCGACTGCGCGCTCTCAAGGCGTTCGGTGTCCGGCTCGCGGTGGACGACTTCGGCACGGGGTACTCGTCGCTCAGCTACCTGCAGCGGTTCCCCATCGACATCCTGAAGATCGACCGGTCGTTCGTGGCGGCCATCGACTCGGGGCAGGACGAGCACTCATTGGCGCGACCGATCGTCTCGCTCGCCCGTTCGCTGCACTTGCAAACCGTGGCCGAGGGCGTCGAGACGGGAGCTCAGGCAGACGTCTTGAGGAAGATGCGCTGCGACCTGGCCCAGGGCTTCTACATGGCGGCCCCCGAGGGCGCGGAAGCGATCGGGGCGCTGCTCCGCGACGAGGGGATCCTCCCGGCCGTCGTACCCGAGGTGGGTGTCACCGAGCAGGTGACGTCGCCCATCGGCTGA
- a CDS encoding aminoglycoside phosphotransferase family protein, whose product MESSRAVASDPPHPATDERVERETNSHADNRATRARCLLTRSIDPPVPSPSTSAACSLSDATVQHKCRSPCSRSPWVHGPIHVTRERLRGTGCRLVATVSAVRQPGPLLASGRDSDIFECGPGLVLRRSRRGRSMATEARTMDYARAHGYPVPAVEEISDDGTELVIERLVGPSMVAAISRRPWTIRHQATVLADLHRRLHEIPGPDWLRPAPFGEGDRLLHLDLHPLNVMLTANGPVVIDWPNATRGDGSTDVALTWVLMACGGIPFGRVKAAVLGRGRAILVDSFLRDFDLDTVRCHLADVVDWKVKDTNMTDVERQAMWHLARTHGSA is encoded by the coding sequence TTGGAGTCGAGTCGAGCGGTGGCCTCGGATCCGCCGCACCCTGCGACGGACGAGAGGGTCGAGAGGGAGACGAATAGCCACGCCGACAACCGCGCGACACGGGCGCGCTGCCTTCTCACGCGAAGCATCGATCCCCCTGTCCCGTCTCCGTCGACGAGCGCCGCCTGCTCTCTATCCGACGCAACGGTTCAGCACAAGTGTCGCAGTCCGTGTTCACGGTCTCCATGGGTCCATGGGCCCATTCACGTGACAAGGGAACGGCTAAGGGGCACCGGGTGTCGGCTCGTCGCTACGGTCAGTGCTGTGAGACAACCGGGCCCGCTCCTCGCGTCGGGACGCGACTCGGACATCTTCGAGTGCGGCCCCGGGCTGGTGCTGCGACGGTCGCGTCGTGGGCGATCGATGGCCACCGAGGCCCGGACGATGGACTACGCACGAGCCCACGGGTATCCGGTGCCCGCGGTCGAGGAGATCAGCGACGACGGGACCGAGCTGGTGATCGAGCGCCTCGTCGGGCCCTCGATGGTCGCGGCCATCAGTCGACGTCCGTGGACGATCCGCCACCAGGCGACCGTCCTCGCGGACCTGCACCGTCGCCTGCACGAAATTCCGGGCCCCGACTGGCTCCGTCCGGCTCCTTTTGGCGAGGGCGACCGCCTCCTGCATCTCGATCTGCACCCCCTCAACGTCATGCTCACCGCGAACGGGCCGGTGGTGATCGACTGGCCCAACGCCACCCGCGGCGACGGGTCCACCGACGTCGCGTTGACCTGGGTGCTGATGGCGTGTGGCGGGATCCCGTTCGGACGGGTGAAGGCCGCGGTGCTCGGCCGGGGCCGAGCGATCCTCGTCGACAGCTTCCTGCGGGACTTCGATCTCGACACCGTGCGGTGCCATCTGGCCGACGTCGTCGACTGGAAGGTGAAGGACACCAACATGACCGACGTCGAACGACAGGCCATGTGGCACCTGGCCAGAACCCACGGCTCGGCCTGA